A window of Mangifera indica cultivar Alphonso chromosome 11, CATAS_Mindica_2.1, whole genome shotgun sequence contains these coding sequences:
- the LOC123230056 gene encoding amino acid permease 8-like translates to MEAAEDGRIRTGTLSTGTAHAFTAIVGSGILSLPWSVAQLGWIMGPFVLVTFAAITCYAAVMFSDCYRSPDPITGRRNRTYIDAVRAILGPTDLLVCSILQYIMLWGTMIGYTITATISAASLKKSTCFHEKGQNASCEVSGNLYMLTFGAIEIILSQFPNLEKITFLSIIAAVTSFLYSAIALCLSIVKFSSHLEFKGTFKVANGGTGLPTSTKIWQAFQGLGNIAFAYSYSDILLEIQDTLKSPPPENTVMKKVSLNAICATTLFYVSLGCMGYAAFGNDAPGNILAGSYSLIWLVDIANIAVVIHLIGAYQVFSQPLFAKHETWLGTRWPTSFFNTVHTAKLPFIKKYTIRLTLSKLLLRTVFVIFTTAIAMMFPFFNAILGLLGAVSFWPLTVYLPMSMYIVQAKIKRGSSKWILFQILGSLCLIVTLLSAIGSFADILEQMKHAKLFHLQI, encoded by the exons ATGGAGGCAGCAGAGGATGGACGCATTAGAACTG GAACTTTGTCGACGGGTACAGCCCATGCATTTACTGCGATAGTTGGCTCAGGTATTTTGTCATTGCCATGGAGCGTGGCTCAACTTGGTTGGATTATGGGACCCTTCGTTCTTGTTACATTTGCAGCTATTACTTGTTACGCTGCTGTTATGTTCTCTGATTGCTATCGAAGTCCTGATCCTATCACCGGAAGAAGAAACCGCACTTACATTGATGCCGTGAGAGCTATCTTAG GTCCAACCGATTTACTGGTTTGTAGTATACTGCAATATATAATGTTATGGGGAACAATGATTGGCTACACAATTACAGCCACCATTAGTGCAGC GAGTTTGAAGAAATCAACTTGTTTCCATGAGAAGGGACAGAACGCATCATGTGAAGTATCAGGAAATCTATACATGCTAACATTTGGAGCAATTGAAATTATTCTGTCTCAATTTCCTAACTTAGAGAAAATAACATTCCTATCCATCATTGCAGCTGTTACATCTTTTCTATATTCTGCTATCGCACTTTGTTTATCGATTGTGAAATTTTCCTCTCATCTTGAGTTCAAAGGAACTTTCAAGGTTGCTAATGGTGGTACAGGGTTACCTACATCGACAAAGATCTGGCAAGCCTTTCAAGGCCTCGGAAACATTGCTTTTGCCTACAGCTACTCCGATATACTACTTGAAATCCAG GATACACTGAAGTCTCCCCCACCTGAAAATACAGTAATGAAGAAAGTGTCATTGAATGCAATTTGTGCAACGACACTGTTTTACGTTTCTCTTGGATGCATGGGTTATGCTGCCTTTGGAAATGATGCTCCTGGAAATATTCTCGCTGGATCTTATAGTCTAATCTGGCTTGTTGACATTGCCAACATTGCTGTGGTTATACATTTGATTGGAGCTTATCAG GTATTTTCTCAACCACTTTTTGCCAAGCATGAGACGTGGCTTGGAACAAGATGGCCTACTTCATTTTTCAATACTGTTCACACAGCTAAACTCCCATTCATAAAGAAGTACACAATCCGCTTAACCTTGAGCAAGCTACTGCTGCGAACAGTATTCGTTATTTTCACGACCGCCATAGCGATGATGTTCCCATTCTTCAATGCGATTCTTGGCCTTCTAGGAGCGGTTTCATTCTGGCCACTGACCGTGTATTTGCCGATGAGCATGTACATTGTGCAAGCAAAGATCAAAAGAGGAAGCTCTAAATGGATATTGTTCCAAATTCTGGGGTCGTTATGCTTGATTGTAACGCTCCTTTCTGCAATTGGTTCATTTGCAGATATTTTAGAGCAAATGAAGCATGCAAAGCTGTTTCATCTTCAAATCTAG